The genomic stretch CCAGGATGTTCCGTTCCTCCTCGGTCCAGCCGGTGGAGGACAGGTCGAACGCCTCGGTGCGAAGCAGGAAAAACCGCTGATCCACATCGGCCATACGGCCGTCGGGCAGGCGAAAACTGACCCTGACCCGGCCGACCTGGGGGCCGGGATCGTCGATGATCAGGCCGGTTTCCTCAACCAGTTCGCGGCGCGCGGCGTCCTCATAGGTTTCGCCCGGTTCGCAGCCGCCGCCGGGCGTGGCCCAGAAGGCCGTGCCGGTCAGAGGCCCGTCGGAAAAGACGAAATGGAACAGCAGCACCCGCCCCTGCCCGTCCAGAATCAGCCAGCGCGAGGTCGGCCGCTCGGGAAGGACAGGCGCGACTGCGCTCATGGCGTCACTTCTTGGCGCCGCCCTTTTGCCCGGTGCGGATACGGCCGGAGCGCGAAACCTGGCGGGCGCCGCCGCGGGCGCCCTTCTGGACCGCCACCGACGATCCGGCCTTCTTGGACGCGCTGGACTTCAGCCCGCCCAGGACCTTTGGCTGGGCCTTGCGGGTCTTCTTCTGCTCCAGCGCCTTGCCGGGCAGTTTGGACAGGGCCTCTTCCTTCTCGGCCTTCTTGATCCGGCGCGGCGCGGTCTTGGCGTCGCCCTTATAGCGTTCCGGTCCCGACTTGGCGCCGCCCTCGGCATACGGGTTCACGCCGCTGGACTTGACGTTCAGACGGATCGGCGTGCCCGGCAGGTCAAAGCTCTCGCGGATCGAGTTGACCAGATAACGCTTGTAATGCTCCGGCATCGACTCGGCGCGGTTGGCCATCAGCACGAAGGTCGGCGGACGGGCCTTGGTCTGGGCGATGTATTTCGGCTTGATCCGCTTGCCGTCCACGGCGGGGGGCGGGTGCCGCTGGGTGGCCATGGACAGCCAGGTGTTCAGGTCCTTGGTCTTCACCTTGACCGACCAGGTGTCATAGGCCTGAAGCACGGCGGGCATCAGCCGTTCGACGCCCCGGCCCGAGTGCGACGACAGGGCCACGAAGGGCGAGCCCTTCAGCTGGGGCAGCTTGTCCTCGGCCATGCCCTTCAGCTTGGCCATACGGGCCTGGGGCTCGTCTTCCAGGTCCCATTTGGACGCGACATAGACCAGGGCGCGGCCCTCGCGCTCGACCAGGTCGGCCAGCTGCAGGTCCTGGGTGTCGAAGGCGTCGTCCTTGTCCATCATCAGGATGACGACTTCGGCGAAGGTGATGGCGCGGATGGTGTCGGCGACCGACAGCTTCTCCAGCTTCTCCTGGACCCGCGCCTTACGCCGCATGCCGGCCGTATCGACCAGACGGATGTTCTTGCCTTCGAACTGCCAGTCGACCGAGATGGAGTCGCGGGTGATGCCCGCTTCCGGCCCGGTCAGCAGGCGGTCGTCGCCGATCAGACGGTTGATCAGGGTCGACTTGCCGGCGTTCGGACGGCCGATGACGGCGATGCGGATCGGCTTGTCCGGCTCATCAACCTCTTCGATGAAGATGTCTTCGGACGCTGCGCGGATGGCCTTGTACAGGTCGGCCATGCCCTCGCCGTGCTCGGCCGAGATGGCGACCGGCTCGCCGAAGCCCAGAGCATGCGCTTCACCGACGCCGCCGCCGCTCTCGCGGCTTTCGGACTTGTTGGCCAGCAGGATGATCGGCTTGTGCACCTTGCGCAGGCGCTCGGCGAAGATCCTGTCCAGCGAGGTGACGCCCTCACGGGCGTCCATCATGAACATGACCAGTTCGGCGTCGTCCAGCGCGGCCTCGGTCTGCTCGCGCATCCGGGCTTCCAGGCTGTCGTCGGTGACATCCTCGTAGCCGGCCGTATCGATCAGCGTCAGATCCATGTCGCCGATATTGCCGTCGGCGTAGCGCCGGTCCCGGGTCACGCCGGGGCGATCATCGACAAGCGCAAGACGCTTGCCGACGAGGCGGTTGAACAGTGTCGATTTGCCCACATTGGGGCGGCCGACAATCGCGACCTTCAGAGCCATTTCGGCTTTCTAGCTTAATTCGGGCTGAAGAGTCAGCGGATACAGATCAGCTGGCCGTTGTCGGTCAGCACGTACAGGGCGCCGTTATAGGCGGCGGGCGCGATATAGGCGGGCGCGCCCAGTTTCAGCGTGGTCTGCGCCACCCCGGTCTTGGGATCGAACGCGACGGCCTCGCCGTAAGAGTTGACCATCACCAGGCGGTTGGAGGCCAACAGAGGCCCCGACCATTGCGGATAGATGGTGCGACGCCCGAAGCGCAGGAAGCCGCCGACCTTGCGCTGGCGTCCTTCGTTCAGCTCGCGGGTCCAGTAGATCTGGCCCGTGTCGCGGTTGGCCGTGATCAACTCGCCCGACTTCGACACGACGAAGACAACGTCGCCGACCGGCAGCGGCGCGTTCACGCCGGTGACCGGCAACTGCCACTTGGGCTGGCCCGAGCGCAGGTCCAACGCCGACAGCACGCCCGAATGGCTGACGCCATAGACCATGCCCCGGCTGACGACCGGGCGGCCGGCGACATCGCGCACTTCGGACAGGGCGCTGGTGCGGCTGGTGCGCGACAGGGTCTGTTCCCAAAGCGTCTGACCGTTCAGAGCGCTCAGCGCGACCAACTGGCCCGAGGCGAAGGGCGCGATGACCGTATTGCCCGTCACGGCCGGGCTGGAGGCGCGCATGACACGCGCCGGTTCGGCGATGCCGCGATAGGTCCAGTCCTGTGCGCCCGTATTGACGTCAAAGGCGAACAGCTGGCTGTCCACATCGACGACGAAGACGTGGGCGCCGACGACCGTCGGGGCGCCGTGGATCGGGGAATCGACCTGCTGGGTCCAGACGACGGCCCCGGTGCCGGCGTCGAGCGCGGTCATCGAGCGATAGCCGGACGAGACGAACAGCTTGCCGCCGGCGTAGGCGACGCCGCCGCCGAAGCCGCCGTTGCGGTCACGGTCGGCGTCCTTGACATTGGCCTTCCACAGGACGGCTCCGGTGTCGGCGGACACAGCCGAGACGGTCGATTCACCGTCCAGCACGAAGATCTTGCCGTCGGCGGCCACGATCGGCGCCATGACATTGCCGACCCGCGCCGAGCCTTCACCGATGCTGCGCTTCCAGGCGATCTGGAAGTTCGGCGCGGCGATGACATGCTCGACCAGGTTCTCGGAGGAACCGCCCGGCTGGGTCCAAGCCGTCGCGGCCTGGGGGCCCGGCAGGAAGAAGTCGCGGCCGGACAGGGCGGCCGACGGGGCCAGCTGCTGTTCGAACTCCAGCACCGAGATACGGTCGCCGGCCGATGCGGTCGCTTTCGGGTCGTCCTTCTTGCCCAGACCAAAGGGCAGGTTGCGACTGACCGCGCCGCACGAGGCCATGGTGGTGGCGACGCCGCAAATCAGCGCGACTTTCAGAACTCGGTTCATCTTGGGCGTCCTGTAAGGGGTCGTCACTGTTGGGCCGGGGCCGCGAGAGTGGGCGCATTGGCGGCGCCGGCGGCTGGCTGAGCCGCGGTCTTCGCCGCATTCGCAATGTCCTTGAGCGCACCCGCCGTGCCGGCGTCGATCGTGGCGACGGCGATATTGGCGCGCTGACGAACATCGTCAGGCACGTCCTGTCCCAGTTGCAGCAGGACGAAGGCCTCGCGGGCCTCTTTCGTCTTGCCGTGCTGGAGACGCGCCAGGGCCAGGGCTTCCTGGGCGAAGGCGTGCAGGGGGCGATCATCCTCG from Brevundimonas sp. SL130 encodes the following:
- a CDS encoding PQQ-binding-like beta-propeller repeat protein — encoded protein: MNRVLKVALICGVATTMASCGAVSRNLPFGLGKKDDPKATASAGDRISVLEFEQQLAPSAALSGRDFFLPGPQAATAWTQPGGSSENLVEHVIAAPNFQIAWKRSIGEGSARVGNVMAPIVAADGKIFVLDGESTVSAVSADTGAVLWKANVKDADRDRNGGFGGGVAYAGGKLFVSSGYRSMTALDAGTGAVVWTQQVDSPIHGAPTVVGAHVFVVDVDSQLFAFDVNTGAQDWTYRGIAEPARVMRASSPAVTGNTVIAPFASGQLVALSALNGQTLWEQTLSRTSRTSALSEVRDVAGRPVVSRGMVYGVSHSGVLSALDLRSGQPKWQLPVTGVNAPLPVGDVVFVVSKSGELITANRDTGQIYWTRELNEGRQRKVGGFLRFGRRTIYPQWSGPLLASNRLVMVNSYGEAVAFDPKTGVAQTTLKLGAPAYIAPAAYNGALYVLTDNGQLICIR
- the der gene encoding ribosome biogenesis GTPase Der — encoded protein: MALKVAIVGRPNVGKSTLFNRLVGKRLALVDDRPGVTRDRRYADGNIGDMDLTLIDTAGYEDVTDDSLEARMREQTEAALDDAELVMFMMDAREGVTSLDRIFAERLRKVHKPIILLANKSESRESGGGVGEAHALGFGEPVAISAEHGEGMADLYKAIRAASEDIFIEEVDEPDKPIRIAVIGRPNAGKSTLINRLIGDDRLLTGPEAGITRDSISVDWQFEGKNIRLVDTAGMRRKARVQEKLEKLSVADTIRAITFAEVVILMMDKDDAFDTQDLQLADLVEREGRALVYVASKWDLEDEPQARMAKLKGMAEDKLPQLKGSPFVALSSHSGRGVERLMPAVLQAYDTWSVKVKTKDLNTWLSMATQRHPPPAVDGKRIKPKYIAQTKARPPTFVLMANRAESMPEHYKRYLVNSIRESFDLPGTPIRLNVKSSGVNPYAEGGAKSGPERYKGDAKTAPRRIKKAEKEEALSKLPGKALEQKKTRKAQPKVLGGLKSSASKKAGSSVAVQKGARGGARQVSRSGRIRTGQKGGAKK
- a CDS encoding NUDIX hydrolase, translating into MSAVAPVLPERPTSRWLILDGQGRVLLFHFVFSDGPLTGTAFWATPGGGCEPGETYEDAARRELVEETGLIIDDPGPQVGRVRVSFRLPDGRMADVDQRFFLLRTEAFDLSSTGWTEEERNILVAHRWWSLADIRASTETIWPAELADLLSSL